In one Brevibacillus choshinensis genomic region, the following are encoded:
- a CDS encoding CotH kinase family protein: MMVRRKPYGWLLVAAAVALTGCAREIPSNGEAIPLSKKQLVQVQTPAEGLHENKAVYEQDEDGSIAHLYVTVVNEESSAFQTTTFSELSRSLNGMDEKGDDLKAKIIFQEGTADGPQSGYFGYGESRANGTIEIRGESSRSSQQKSFKIRLLETAGYWKEQRNINLNKHRPDITRVRQKLSFDYFEQMPNMTSLRTQFVHLMVKDMTGKDSNPKFVDYGLFTQIEQPNKIMLQAHGLDRNGNLYKAINFEFHRDEDKIKLANDPAYDKKAFESVMEIKGSENHEKLISMLDDLKNQTLPIKEVLDKHFDRDNYFTWLAANILMGNADTAAHNFYLYSPSDSDKWFFLPWDYDLSWGYFEEEAKRNDLYAIGKWEVGISNYWVSDLHRRVFKDPENVKVLNEKIEELSSFITKEKTKAMLDKYYPIASHYVKRQPDLYHLPQEVAKFDYEYGVIAGEPERNKARYYEKQENPMPFFMGDPETEQGKVLFSWDHSYDLQGDDLTYDFAIGNDPTLSKILIQVKGLTGTTYSVDKLAKGRYYWRVIARDSKGNEQTSFDSVNSDDLRYHGVREFVVK, translated from the coding sequence ATGATGGTGAGGAGGAAGCCATACGGATGGTTGCTAGTGGCTGCAGCGGTTGCCTTGACAGGTTGCGCTCGGGAAATCCCCAGTAACGGGGAAGCCATACCGCTATCCAAGAAACAGCTGGTACAAGTACAAACCCCTGCAGAGGGATTGCATGAAAATAAAGCGGTGTATGAGCAAGATGAAGATGGTAGCATCGCTCATTTGTATGTCACGGTAGTAAACGAGGAAAGCTCGGCGTTCCAAACGACAACTTTCTCAGAGCTGAGCCGATCTCTGAACGGTATGGATGAAAAAGGGGATGATCTGAAGGCGAAAATCATCTTTCAGGAAGGGACGGCTGATGGTCCTCAGTCCGGATATTTTGGGTATGGGGAATCGAGAGCGAATGGCACGATTGAAATCCGAGGGGAATCGAGCAGAAGCTCTCAGCAAAAGTCGTTCAAAATTCGCTTGCTGGAAACGGCCGGTTACTGGAAAGAACAGCGAAATATCAACTTGAACAAGCATCGCCCAGACATTACGCGCGTACGTCAAAAGCTCAGCTTTGACTACTTCGAGCAGATGCCGAATATGACGAGCTTGCGGACGCAGTTCGTGCACCTGATGGTGAAAGATATGACGGGTAAAGATTCGAATCCCAAATTTGTGGACTACGGCTTGTTCACACAAATCGAGCAACCCAACAAAATCATGCTACAAGCACATGGTTTAGATCGGAACGGAAATTTGTACAAAGCGATCAACTTCGAGTTTCACAGGGATGAGGACAAAATCAAATTGGCGAATGACCCTGCCTATGACAAGAAGGCATTTGAAAGTGTCATGGAAATCAAGGGGAGCGAAAATCACGAGAAACTCATTTCCATGCTGGACGATTTGAAAAACCAGACCTTGCCCATCAAAGAAGTGCTGGACAAGCATTTTGACAGGGATAATTATTTTACCTGGTTGGCTGCGAACATTTTGATGGGGAACGCTGACACAGCAGCTCACAACTTTTATTTATACAGTCCATCGGATTCAGATAAATGGTTCTTCCTTCCATGGGATTACGATTTGTCATGGGGCTATTTTGAAGAAGAGGCAAAACGAAATGATCTATATGCAATCGGAAAATGGGAGGTCGGAATATCCAACTATTGGGTTTCTGATTTGCATAGGCGCGTCTTCAAGGACCCTGAGAATGTAAAAGTTTTAAATGAAAAAATAGAAGAATTGAGTTCATTCATCACCAAAGAAAAAACAAAAGCCATGCTGGATAAGTATTATCCCATTGCCAGCCATTATGTCAAACGACAACCGGACTTGTATCATCTTCCGCAAGAGGTTGCCAAGTTTGATTATGAATACGGCGTTATCGCGGGAGAGCCTGAGCGAAACAAGGCGAGATATTACGAAAAACAGGAAAATCCGATGCCGTTTTTCATGGGTGACCCCGAAACGGAGCAAGGGAAGGTCCTTTTCAGCTGGGATCATTCTTACGATCTGCAAGGAGATGACCTGACATACGATTTTGCCATTGGCAATGATCCGACATTATCTAAGATCCTCATACAGGTTAAGGGGTTAACCGGAACGACCTACTCAGTTGACAAACTGGCTAAAGGGCGTTATTACTGGCGCGTCATCGCCCGGGATAGTAAAGGAAATGAACAAACTTCCTTTGACAGTGTAAACAGCGATGACCTGCGCTACCATGGCGTAAGAGAGTTTGTGGTGAAGTGA
- the pelG gene encoding exopolysaccharide Pel transporter PelG, with protein MAGIGFELKKMFRGQGYLSGMKAYAYSSLVTVGPMLLCMLMVTILQQMLMYLDVSYQERMTFLSAVVYAFVFSLLVTCGFIMVVSRYIADKIYMREYDDIIASLYGVMAICLSIGGVSGAVFYFFSPLDVAFKLSAYLLFVELIVVWLQSAYLSALKDYMRIIRGYLTAVVLTILAAYLFVYVISLQTGFGMLLAMNVGFFVMIVLSMLHLESYFRKQERNYFDFLRYVKQFPTLLGTGLFCSLGFYIHNFVYWMMSPLQEQVANTYWIASTYDVPAFYASLSILPTMVMFVVSVETAFYEKYRQYYGTILGTGSVLDIKRAKKDMVQTLMQELGFMMEIQLFFTFVSLALGITLLPHIGFSSEQIERFNILVIAGFLYAVMFVIMLLLLYFDDRRGAFLVTVFFVTSTAILTVAMLPLENYGFSFFVSTFLTLIAALARLVYFLKNIDYYTYCSQPLIAKELGK; from the coding sequence ATGGCCGGAATTGGATTTGAGCTAAAAAAGATGTTCAGGGGTCAAGGGTACTTGTCGGGGATGAAGGCGTACGCGTACTCGTCACTCGTAACCGTAGGACCCATGCTATTGTGTATGCTGATGGTCACGATCTTACAGCAGATGCTTATGTATCTGGATGTCTCCTATCAGGAGCGAATGACATTCCTGTCGGCAGTGGTGTATGCCTTCGTTTTCTCGTTGCTCGTTACGTGCGGGTTTATCATGGTGGTTTCCCGTTATATTGCAGACAAGATTTACATGCGGGAATATGACGACATCATCGCCTCGTTGTATGGAGTGATGGCGATCTGCCTCAGTATCGGCGGGGTGAGCGGAGCTGTCTTCTACTTTTTCTCTCCGCTCGATGTAGCGTTTAAATTATCCGCCTATCTGCTTTTTGTAGAGTTAATCGTGGTGTGGCTGCAATCTGCCTATTTGTCAGCCCTGAAAGATTACATGCGGATTATTCGAGGGTATCTCACCGCAGTCGTCCTGACGATTCTTGCTGCATATCTCTTCGTATATGTGATCAGTCTGCAGACAGGGTTTGGCATGCTGCTTGCGATGAATGTCGGCTTTTTCGTCATGATTGTCTTGTCCATGCTCCATCTGGAAAGCTATTTTCGCAAGCAGGAAAGAAACTACTTTGATTTCCTGCGCTACGTGAAGCAGTTTCCGACTCTGCTAGGAACGGGATTGTTCTGCTCGCTGGGCTTCTACATTCACAATTTTGTGTACTGGATGATGAGTCCCTTGCAAGAGCAGGTAGCCAACACGTATTGGATTGCCTCTACCTACGACGTACCTGCTTTTTATGCATCCCTGAGTATTCTGCCGACGATGGTCATGTTCGTCGTTTCTGTAGAGACGGCGTTCTATGAGAAATATCGGCAATACTACGGAACCATTTTGGGGACGGGCTCGGTGCTAGACATCAAACGCGCGAAAAAAGACATGGTCCAGACGCTGATGCAGGAGCTTGGCTTCATGATGGAAATACAATTGTTCTTTACCTTCGTATCGCTGGCGCTCGGTATTACCCTACTGCCGCACATCGGATTTTCTTCCGAACAGATCGAACGGTTCAACATTTTGGTAATCGCAGGCTTTCTTTATGCAGTGATGTTCGTGATCATGCTCCTGCTGCTCTATTTTGATGATCGCCGTGGAGCTTTCCTGGTCACCGTATTCTTTGTCACGAGCACCGCGATTCTCACAGTGGCGATGCTTCCGCTCGAAAACTACGGATTTTCTTTCTTCGTATCGACCTTTCTAACGCTGATCGCAGCTTTAGCACGGCTCGTCTACTTTCTGAAAAATATTGACTACTATACGTATTGCTCACAGCCACTCATTGCCAAAGAGTTGGGAAAGTGA
- a CDS encoding DUF2194 domain-containing protein, which translates to MNKDIYVKKNIFIILAIVLLLGIVIEATRSQFILQVSSNQANDVAAAAGKPKQNGISQEELSKLEREKFLIVYDAEEDGSGHITENVKHVLAYMKKEYETIDVKQLATPSPSFMTLIVTVEDLNKLPDLDAILHYVEKGGRVFFARTPEYNDAFYRIYRKLGVNAMDGPVVTKGIKMTSNLLIQGEGAQIDENLVFNTSIPVELQESAKVYAVAADQIPLLWDVAYGKGKLMLYNGTNLHSSMNRGIIAGAVSVLNPDFMYPIINMKVMYIDDFPSPFRQGIDPNIYQEYKKDIPDFYRDIWWPDMIRLAADYDVVYTGALIKTYNDRVVPPFEDQEGTDKNNLITYGRDLLKLGGELGIHGYNHQSLVTDQSRVNELGYNAWPSEQNMTESLRELDEYIKHVFSNYAIRVYVPPSNVMAEEGRQALKNTFPHVNIIASLYAESANNLEYIQEFSQAEDGIIEMPRITSGYADTELNDWYITNAATSIGVFSHFVHPDDILDKARSKEKTWPVLSKEFRSMMKNLYDRYPWLRSMTASEGGSELSGYLQTKVYLQHQEDKITGYMNDFTTDMYFVLRTDKKMTATENCTVEWIDEGVYLVHATKPKFQIGLKG; encoded by the coding sequence ATGAATAAAGATATTTATGTAAAAAAGAATATTTTCATCATTTTGGCGATCGTCCTTTTGCTGGGGATCGTCATCGAAGCGACACGTTCCCAGTTTATTTTGCAGGTGAGCAGCAATCAGGCAAACGATGTAGCGGCTGCAGCCGGGAAGCCAAAGCAAAACGGGATAAGCCAAGAGGAGCTAAGCAAGCTCGAACGGGAGAAATTCCTGATTGTGTATGATGCCGAGGAAGATGGAAGCGGCCATATTACAGAAAACGTCAAGCACGTTCTCGCTTACATGAAAAAAGAGTATGAAACGATCGACGTGAAACAGCTCGCCACCCCGAGCCCTTCGTTTATGACGTTGATCGTCACAGTAGAAGACTTGAATAAGCTCCCGGATTTGGACGCGATTCTGCACTATGTAGAAAAGGGTGGGAGAGTGTTCTTTGCACGTACTCCTGAATACAACGATGCCTTTTACCGAATTTACCGCAAGCTAGGCGTTAATGCGATGGATGGCCCCGTCGTGACGAAAGGCATCAAGATGACCTCTAACCTCCTCATTCAGGGGGAAGGGGCGCAGATCGACGAAAATCTCGTCTTCAACACGTCGATTCCAGTTGAACTCCAGGAGAGCGCCAAGGTATACGCGGTGGCAGCGGATCAAATCCCACTGCTCTGGGACGTCGCTTACGGAAAAGGAAAGCTCATGCTGTACAACGGAACGAATCTGCATTCCTCCATGAACCGAGGGATCATAGCGGGTGCTGTCAGTGTCCTAAATCCGGATTTCATGTATCCGATCATCAACATGAAAGTGATGTATATCGATGACTTTCCATCGCCGTTTCGCCAAGGGATCGATCCGAATATTTATCAGGAGTACAAAAAGGACATCCCGGATTTTTACAGAGACATCTGGTGGCCGGACATGATCAGGCTGGCTGCGGACTATGACGTGGTTTATACGGGAGCTCTCATCAAAACGTACAATGACCGTGTCGTACCGCCTTTTGAAGACCAAGAAGGAACAGATAAAAACAACCTGATTACGTACGGCAGAGATTTGTTGAAGCTGGGCGGTGAGCTCGGTATTCACGGCTACAATCACCAGTCTCTCGTGACGGATCAATCGAGGGTCAACGAGCTAGGTTACAATGCGTGGCCCAGTGAGCAAAACATGACCGAGTCTCTCAGGGAACTGGACGAGTACATCAAGCACGTCTTCTCGAATTACGCGATTCGCGTGTACGTACCACCCTCAAATGTCATGGCAGAAGAAGGACGGCAAGCGTTGAAAAACACGTTTCCTCATGTGAACATCATTGCGTCCCTGTACGCCGAATCAGCGAACAATCTCGAATACATTCAGGAGTTCTCGCAGGCAGAGGATGGAATCATCGAGATGCCTCGCATTACCTCTGGCTATGCGGATACAGAATTGAATGACTGGTACATTACCAACGCAGCAACCTCAATCGGTGTATTCTCTCACTTCGTCCACCCGGATGACATTTTGGACAAGGCCAGAAGCAAAGAAAAGACATGGCCGGTCCTTTCAAAGGAATTTCGTTCGATGATGAAAAACCTGTACGACCGGTATCCATGGCTGCGGAGTATGACCGCATCGGAGGGGGGAAGCGAGCTCTCCGGCTATCTCCAAACAAAGGTTTACCTGCAGCATCAGGAAGATAAGATAACAGGCTACATGAACGATTTCACGACCGATATGTATTTTGTTTTGCGGACGGACAAGAAGATGACAGCCACTGAAAATTGCACCGTCGAATGGATTGATGAAGGTGTCTATCTCGTCCACGCGACCAAGCCCAAATTCCAGATTGGACTGAAAGGATAA
- a CDS encoding polyphosphate polymerase domain-containing protein translates to MQFGNKRLRNEWKYYIRFHDYISLRNKLRLITALDPNSLDDEGYHIRSLYFDDVYDTSLYEKNSGVYRRRKYRIRIYNQSDAVIKLERKSKYDGYICKEAESITRDEYEQIMAGQLDFLLKRKEGLLHDFYYDCKNHLFQPRVVTDYVREAYLMEIGNVRVTFDKRLMTNVNTFDIFDPQMKTVHAIHEPKMIMEVKFDNFLPINIRYLLQNFSNQRSAISKYVVCREESKVYYKL, encoded by the coding sequence ATGCAGTTTGGCAACAAAAGATTGCGAAATGAATGGAAGTATTACATCCGTTTCCATGATTACATCTCGTTACGGAACAAATTGCGGTTGATCACCGCACTTGATCCGAACTCGTTGGACGATGAAGGCTACCATATCCGCAGCCTGTATTTTGACGATGTCTATGACACTTCTTTGTACGAAAAAAACTCCGGTGTGTACAGACGAAGGAAGTACCGCATCCGTATTTACAACCAGTCGGATGCCGTGATCAAGCTGGAGCGAAAGAGCAAGTATGATGGATACATCTGCAAGGAAGCGGAATCCATCACGCGGGACGAATACGAGCAAATCATGGCCGGACAGCTAGATTTTCTGCTGAAAAGAAAAGAGGGCTTGCTGCACGATTTTTATTACGATTGCAAGAATCATCTCTTTCAACCGAGAGTGGTAACAGATTACGTCCGAGAAGCTTATTTGATGGAAATTGGCAACGTCCGGGTTACGTTTGACAAGCGTTTGATGACGAACGTGAATACATTCGATATTTTTGATCCCCAGATGAAGACCGTTCACGCGATTCATGAGCCGAAGATGATCATGGAAGTGAAGTTTGACAACTTCTTGCCGATCAATATTCGCTATCTTCTGCAGAATTTCAGCAATCAACGCTCCGCTATCTCCAAATACGTCGTTTGTCGAGAGGAGAGTAAAGTGTACTACAAACTTTAG
- a CDS encoding DUF4956 domain-containing protein → MDQTINFQDIIKKSVLKMEQFASISVLDTVIGLILSGAIGLFIYYIYKKSFRGVVYSHTFNITLVVMAMLTSLIIMTISTNIVLSLGMVGALSIVRFRTAIKDPLDIVFMFWSIAVGIATGAGAYPVSIIGSIIVAATILLLSRKQLKDMAYLLVIHYRDNANDEVRYQLNKLKYALKSKTINKDVVELIVEIKLKDDNTAFVQDISAIEGVKDVSLVSYNGDYAP, encoded by the coding sequence ATGGATCAGACTATTAATTTTCAGGACATTATCAAAAAGAGCGTGCTGAAGATGGAGCAGTTCGCGAGCATCTCCGTATTGGATACGGTGATCGGACTCATCCTCTCAGGAGCGATCGGACTGTTTATCTACTATATTTATAAAAAGTCGTTTCGCGGTGTCGTGTATAGCCATACCTTCAATATCACACTTGTCGTGATGGCGATGCTGACTTCCTTGATCATTATGACGATCAGCACCAACATCGTCTTGTCGTTGGGGATGGTAGGGGCATTGAGCATCGTCAGGTTCCGTACCGCCATTAAAGACCCGCTGGACATCGTCTTTATGTTTTGGTCGATCGCGGTCGGAATTGCGACAGGGGCGGGAGCCTATCCGGTTTCCATCATCGGGTCCATCATCGTGGCCGCCACGATCTTGCTGTTATCACGAAAGCAACTGAAGGACATGGCCTATCTGCTCGTGATTCACTACAGAGACAACGCCAACGATGAAGTGAGGTACCAGTTAAACAAGCTAAAATATGCCCTCAAATCAAAAACGATCAACAAGGACGTCGTAGAATTGATCGTAGAAATCAAGCTCAAAGATGACAACACGGCATTTGTCCAAGATATATCCGCTATCGAAGGGGTAAAGGACGTCTCGCTGGTCAGCTACAATGGAGATTATGCTCCGTAA
- a CDS encoding NAD-dependent epimerase/dehydratase family protein, with protein sequence MKVLVTGGYGFIGSFVAERFSKEGYEVYILDNLSSGNRKNVSFKHKPFFLSVEDKKCDEVFRSNKFDVVVHLAAQMSVQTSMEDPLLDSTSNILGLVNMLRLSSRYHVAKFIFASSAAVYGMNERVPLGEESACDPVSVYGMNKLLGEQYCLKWKELYDLNTLCFRFSNVYGPRQGYVGEGGVISTFLDRLHTDREIEVFGDGNQTRDFIYVEDVADAIYRSVTTDFNGVLNLSTNTQSSINELIGYLQEDKRFSGVHYRAKRKGDIGVSVLDNTLVKRKLDWVPMYSLREGLEKTSRWFAERQTQQENEQRKEAEEKRTWSLSADIRSYVENVLAFLVVLALSVFTTQGSMFDLKLIYIVLIGAIYGTRQSILSVILSCGLFIGESLHNGREIVSLIYDASVLFHIAVYIIIGVAVGYSMDKRSKEVISTQLEKENVEEKYDFLKDIYNDVLMVKEELQQQIVNSEDSFGKMYNITKELDSLEPERVLQRSVHVLEKIMKSDEISIYTMNQNNSFLRLMAKSNKSGFDLPRSLRVEDHTYLAHLMNTQKIYVERELRDDRPIMAAPIFDNGKMVAMVAIQHLGFEHFTLYTQNLFQVAVQLISAALSRSLRYMNSTYRERYVEDTAILRPLYFYEMLKNKRDAKRQLNTDFTLLSVELSGADYSTLSSRISGSLREADYIGMGEEGKLFIILSNSNELEAAIVVKRLERMGISAWIISDKDRQFLSFKDGVYV encoded by the coding sequence ATGAAAGTTCTGGTTACAGGCGGGTATGGATTTATCGGTTCATTTGTAGCAGAAAGATTTTCAAAAGAAGGGTATGAAGTGTACATTCTCGATAATTTGTCTTCGGGAAACAGGAAGAATGTATCTTTCAAGCACAAGCCATTTTTTCTTTCCGTGGAAGATAAAAAATGCGATGAGGTGTTCCGCAGCAACAAGTTTGATGTGGTCGTTCACTTGGCTGCACAAATGAGTGTTCAGACGTCGATGGAGGATCCCCTTCTGGATTCAACCTCCAACATACTCGGGCTCGTTAACATGCTTCGTTTATCGAGCAGGTACCATGTCGCGAAATTTATCTTTGCTTCCTCTGCCGCGGTTTACGGCATGAATGAAAGAGTTCCCCTAGGAGAAGAGTCTGCATGCGATCCAGTATCCGTATACGGGATGAACAAACTGCTAGGCGAACAATATTGCCTGAAGTGGAAGGAACTCTACGACTTAAATACGCTCTGCTTCCGATTTTCCAATGTGTACGGTCCTAGACAAGGCTACGTGGGAGAGGGTGGAGTCATCTCGACGTTTTTGGATCGCTTGCATACAGACAGAGAGATCGAGGTGTTCGGGGACGGCAACCAAACGAGAGATTTCATCTATGTGGAAGATGTCGCGGATGCCATCTATCGATCGGTTACGACGGATTTCAACGGTGTGCTCAATCTGTCTACGAACACACAGAGCAGTATCAACGAGCTAATCGGGTACCTGCAAGAAGATAAACGATTTTCGGGAGTCCATTACCGCGCAAAAAGAAAAGGGGACATCGGCGTATCCGTGTTGGACAACACGCTAGTAAAGAGGAAGCTGGACTGGGTGCCGATGTACTCGTTGCGAGAAGGTCTGGAGAAAACGTCTCGGTGGTTTGCAGAAAGACAGACGCAGCAGGAGAACGAGCAGCGGAAGGAAGCAGAGGAAAAGAGGACATGGTCCTTGTCTGCTGACATCCGGTCGTATGTGGAGAACGTGCTTGCCTTCCTGGTCGTGCTGGCTTTATCCGTGTTTACGACGCAGGGCAGTATGTTTGACCTGAAACTGATTTATATCGTTTTGATTGGGGCTATTTATGGGACGAGGCAGTCGATCCTGTCCGTCATTTTGTCTTGTGGGTTGTTTATTGGAGAGAGCTTGCACAATGGACGGGAAATCGTCTCCTTGATCTACGACGCGAGTGTCCTGTTTCACATCGCGGTGTATATCATCATTGGGGTCGCTGTGGGATATTCCATGGACAAGCGGAGCAAGGAAGTCATCTCCACTCAGCTTGAGAAGGAGAACGTAGAAGAAAAGTATGATTTTCTCAAGGATATCTACAATGACGTACTTATGGTAAAGGAAGAGCTACAGCAGCAGATCGTGAATTCCGAAGACAGCTTCGGGAAGATGTACAACATTACCAAAGAGCTGGACAGCTTGGAGCCGGAGAGAGTGCTGCAAAGGTCGGTTCACGTCTTGGAGAAAATCATGAAGTCTGATGAGATCTCCATCTACACCATGAATCAGAACAATTCCTTCCTGCGCTTGATGGCGAAATCAAACAAAAGCGGCTTCGATCTTCCGCGCTCGCTCCGGGTAGAAGACCATACGTACCTAGCTCACTTAATGAACACGCAAAAGATCTACGTGGAAAGGGAGCTGCGAGACGATCGGCCGATTATGGCAGCTCCGATTTTTGACAATGGCAAGATGGTAGCCATGGTAGCCATCCAGCACCTTGGCTTTGAACATTTCACCTTGTACACACAAAACTTATTTCAGGTTGCCGTTCAACTCATTTCAGCAGCACTTTCTCGCTCGTTGCGTTATATGAACTCCACCTATCGAGAGCGCTACGTAGAAGACACGGCGATCCTGCGGCCTCTTTATTTTTACGAAATGCTGAAAAACAAGCGGGATGCAAAGCGACAGCTGAACACCGATTTTACCCTTTTGTCAGTCGAGCTATCTGGAGCAGACTACTCGACTTTATCCTCTCGAATCTCGGGTTCCTTGCGCGAGGCCGATTACATCGGAATGGGCGAGGAGGGCAAGCTGTTCATCATTTTGTCCAACTCTAATGAGCTGGAAGCTGCGATTGTCGTAAAGAGATTGGAACGAATGGGAATATCGGCTTGGATCATCTCGGATAAGGACAGGCAGTTTCTTTCGTTCAAGGATGGCGTGTATGTATAA
- the pelF gene encoding GT4 family glycosyltransferase PelF: MKICLIAEGSYPYITGGVSSWIHSLIKGMPEHEFILYAIGAQEKNKGKFVYDLPVNVVEIKEVFLDAYIREEAVPGKRLALTDEEQLALLSLLEGSDVNWGDFFSMLVKGRLPSVGDFLTSKDFFDIVNRLCEQKYPQIPFTEMIWMIRSMILPLCLIIEEGMPEADLYHSVCTGYGGVAGALGKHLYAKPFVLTEHGIYTREREEEIIKASWIKGHFKDIWIDYFHNLSQCAYSYADRVITLFGRNKDIQIELGCDAEKIDIIPNGVEVSEYRDLPGKLPGEEDIINIGALVRVVPIKDIKTLIQSFAFVKEQVPNAHLIIMGPTNEDEEYFEECQQLVTSLELEHVRFTGTVNAKEYLGKMDMLVLTSISEGQPLVILEGMSCAKPFVTTDVGSCRELLYGREDGYEEAGIVVPVMHVTQIAQAMVTLCHDEQLRTQMGNNGYRRVSDLYTKEKFLEGYRDLYRECEGIQYGRNWI; this comes from the coding sequence ATGAAGATTTGTCTGATTGCGGAAGGCTCATATCCGTACATAACGGGAGGAGTTTCGAGCTGGATTCATTCCTTGATCAAAGGAATGCCGGAGCACGAGTTCATCCTGTATGCCATTGGAGCGCAGGAAAAAAACAAAGGGAAATTTGTGTACGATCTGCCTGTAAATGTCGTGGAAATCAAAGAAGTATTTCTGGATGCCTATATTCGAGAGGAGGCTGTTCCAGGAAAGAGATTGGCTCTTACGGACGAGGAGCAGCTTGCCCTTCTTTCCTTGCTCGAAGGCAGCGATGTGAACTGGGGAGATTTCTTTTCCATGCTGGTTAAAGGAAGGTTGCCATCTGTTGGAGACTTCCTCACCAGTAAAGACTTCTTTGATATCGTTAACAGGCTGTGCGAGCAAAAGTACCCGCAGATTCCCTTTACAGAAATGATCTGGATGATTCGCTCGATGATCCTGCCGCTGTGTCTGATCATTGAAGAAGGAATGCCCGAAGCAGATCTCTACCACAGTGTCTGCACCGGCTATGGAGGGGTAGCGGGAGCGCTTGGGAAGCATCTCTATGCCAAGCCTTTTGTGTTGACCGAACACGGTATTTACACACGTGAACGGGAAGAAGAGATTATCAAAGCGAGCTGGATCAAAGGCCACTTTAAAGATATTTGGATCGATTATTTTCACAATCTTTCCCAATGCGCCTATTCCTATGCAGATCGTGTCATCACTCTTTTCGGGAGAAACAAGGACATTCAGATTGAGCTGGGGTGCGATGCGGAAAAAATCGACATTATTCCAAACGGAGTAGAAGTGAGTGAGTATCGGGACTTGCCAGGGAAACTACCAGGCGAGGAAGACATCATCAACATTGGCGCGTTGGTTCGTGTGGTACCGATCAAAGACATCAAGACACTGATCCAGAGCTTTGCGTTCGTCAAGGAACAGGTGCCGAATGCTCACTTGATCATTATGGGGCCGACGAATGAGGACGAGGAGTATTTCGAGGAGTGTCAGCAGCTGGTGACCAGTCTGGAATTAGAGCACGTGCGCTTCACGGGAACAGTCAACGCCAAGGAATATCTCGGTAAAATGGACATGCTCGTATTGACCAGCATCAGCGAGGGGCAGCCCTTGGTCATTTTAGAAGGGATGTCATGTGCCAAGCCTTTTGTCACGACAGATGTCGGTAGTTGCAGGGAGCTGTTGTACGGTAGAGAAGATGGCTACGAGGAAGCGGGCATCGTTGTACCGGTCATGCATGTGACGCAGATCGCACAGGCAATGGTTACTCTGTGTCACGATGAACAGCTGCGTACGCAGATGGGGAACAACGGATATCGACGTGTTTCTGATCTGTACACAAAAGAGAAGTTTTTAGAGGGGTACCGGGATCTGTACCGGGAATGTGAGGGGATTCAGTATGGCCGGAATTGGATTTGA
- a CDS encoding response regulator produces the protein MNSIMIVDVAAFTRLTMRSVFESLGFEVIAEADSVEEALKNYRLYRPKLVFMDISMIGMDGLSASRKIIEFDRDANIIMCSAIVYRETVIQAIRSGAKDFIAKPLQKERIELSIQKVLGEKEEGWMMPK, from the coding sequence ATGAACAGCATTATGATCGTTGATGTTGCAGCGTTCACGCGGCTCACGATGAGAAGCGTGTTCGAATCGTTGGGGTTTGAGGTCATTGCAGAGGCTGATTCGGTGGAAGAGGCGCTGAAAAATTATCGCTTGTATCGGCCCAAATTAGTCTTTATGGACATCTCCATGATTGGAATGGACGGGCTTAGTGCTTCTCGAAAGATCATAGAATTTGATCGCGATGCCAATATCATCATGTGTTCGGCCATTGTTTATCGCGAGACAGTCATCCAGGCCATTCGGTCAGGAGCGAAGGATTTTATCGCAAAGCCACTGCAAAAAGAACGGATCGAGCTTTCTATTCAAAAAGTGCTTGGGGAAAAAGAGGAAGGATGGATGATGCCCAAATAG